A window of Juglans regia cultivar Chandler chromosome 7, Walnut 2.0, whole genome shotgun sequence contains these coding sequences:
- the LOC109000386 gene encoding L10-interacting MYB domain-containing protein-like isoform X1, protein MAKATLRTSQSKSRVRKQQHSRFHPTTLFITGPQTRSFKHSMDESEVQRDQELWTDGLEEMFVDILYQETIEGKLVGSKITNCDHLRLAEQLSRVGRKAIDASQIRGKITRLRQRLRMFTDLMGQTGMGWNPHTKTVIATDEHWANAIKVHSQWKKFKTNGCRDYDLLCTIFGQSVATGVCHFASTQQSPTSEEEDRLEEEVRAKGSVLGTTTDASIDIDEPNIDGPVGRQRQARRRRREPIRSSISPQFSKTLEIMAATAAMRNELDKQFLEECSRKRSKGNETEFGSDASYSKLGVAMKFLDEIIPPLPAHQYNKAVEKFMHDKAVEAFLMMPPNRKIDWIWGLQ, encoded by the exons ATGGCCAAAGCCACATTACGTACCAGTCAATCGAAGTCTAGGGTTCGAAAGCAACAACACTCAAGATTTCATCCCACCACATTATTCATCACGGGGCCTCAAACGCGATCCTTTAAG CACTCCATGGATGAGTCTGAGGTCCAGCGTGATCAAGAGTTGTGGACCGATGGATTGGAGGAGATGTTCGTAGACATTCTCTACCAAGAGACCATTGAAGGAAAATTGGTTGGGTCGAAGATCACCAACTGTGATCATCTGAGACTTGCAGAACAACTGTCTCGAGTTGGGAGGAAGGCAATTGATGCCTCACAAATTAGGGGGAAAATCACTCGCTTGAGGCAGAGGCTACGAATGTTCACGGATTTAATGGGCCAAACAGGAATGGGTTGGAATCCACATACAAAAACTGTAATTGCCACCGACGAACATTGGGCTAACGCaataaag GTGCATAGCCAATGGAAGAAATTCAAGACTAATGGTTGTCGAGACTACGATCTACTGTGCACCATTTTTGGGCAGTCGGTGGCGACTGGTGTTTGCCATTTTGCGTCGACGCAGCAATCCCCTACGAGTGAGGAGGAGGACCGACTTGAGGAGGAGGTGAGGGCAAAGGGCTCCGTACTGGGAACTACCACGGACGCGTCGATAGATATCGATGAGCCAAACATCGATGGGCCAGTTGGGAGACAGAGACAAGCTCGTCGTCGAAGAAGGGAGCCGATTCGGAGTAGCATATCCCCACAATTTAGCAAAACTTTAGAAATTATGGCCGCCACCGCCGCAATGAGAAATGAGTTGGATAAGCAGTTTTTAGAGGAATGTAGTAGAAAGCGAAGCAAAGGCAATGAGACTGAGTTTGGTTCGGATGCGTCATATAGCAAGCTAGGTGTTGctatgaagtttttggatgaGATTATCCCGCCGCTCCCTGCACATCAATATAACAAAGCAGTAGAAAAGTTTATGCATGACAAGGCAGTTGAAGCATTCTTAATGATGCCCCCGAACCGCAAAATTGATTGGATCTGGGGGTTGCAGTGA
- the LOC118349071 gene encoding uncharacterized protein LOC118349071: protein MFAYTVAHAKVQRVTADRFQHSTETVNRHMYAVMIALCNIAPDVIAATHTTGVAPYIQGNPKHYPWFEKCIGAIDGTYIDACVPVEATNAYLSRHQQVSQNVLAACDFNMKFTFIYAGWEGTAHDARLFMDALSRPGIDFPLPPEGYY from the exons ATGTTTGCATACACAGTCGCACATGCCAAAGTTCAACGAGTCACAGCCGACCGATTTCAACACTCTACTGAAACAGTTAATCGGCATATGTATGCAGTGATGATTGCCCTATGTAATATTGCTCCTGATGTAATTGCAGCTACACATACTACTGGGGTAGCACCATATATTCAAGGCAATCCAAAACATTATCCATGGTTTGAG AAATGTATTGGTGCAATTGACGGTACTTATATCGATGCATGTGTGCCTGTCGAGGCAACTAACGCGTATCTGTCTCGTCATCAGCAAGTTAGCCAAAATGTGCTGGCAGCCTGTGATTTCAACATGAAATTCACATTTATATACGCTGGTTGGGAAGGCACTGCCCATGATGCACGCCTATTTATGGATGCATTGAGTCGTCCAGGGATCGATTTCCCATTGCCTCCTGAGG GTTATTATTAA
- the LOC109000386 gene encoding L10-interacting MYB domain-containing protein-like isoform X2, whose product MRKPSLCKLRTSLPNSDHKRRSSPTSATMGPKTRSFGRYYLRSSMRASREHSMDESEVQRDQELWTDGLEEMFVDILYQETIEGKLVGSKITNCDHLRLAEQLSRVGRKAIDASQIRGKITRLRQRLRMFTDLMGQTGMGWNPHTKTVIATDEHWANAIKVHSQWKKFKTNGCRDYDLLCTIFGQSVATGVCHFASTQQSPTSEEEDRLEEEVRAKGSVLGTTTDASIDIDEPNIDGPVGRQRQARRRRREPIRSSISPQFSKTLEIMAATAAMRNELDKQFLEECSRKRSKGNETEFGSDASYSKLGVAMKFLDEIIPPLPAHQYNKAVEKFMHDKAVEAFLMMPPNRKIDWIWGLQ is encoded by the exons ATGAGGAAACCCAGTCTCTGCAAGCTTCGCACCTCCCTCCCCAACTCTGACCATAAACGCCGTAGCAGTCCTACCTCAGCCACGATGGGTCCGAAGACGCGCTCCTTCGGG CGATACTATCTCAGATCTTCAATGCGTGCTTCGAGAGAG CACTCCATGGATGAGTCTGAGGTCCAGCGTGATCAAGAGTTGTGGACCGATGGATTGGAGGAGATGTTCGTAGACATTCTCTACCAAGAGACCATTGAAGGAAAATTGGTTGGGTCGAAGATCACCAACTGTGATCATCTGAGACTTGCAGAACAACTGTCTCGAGTTGGGAGGAAGGCAATTGATGCCTCACAAATTAGGGGGAAAATCACTCGCTTGAGGCAGAGGCTACGAATGTTCACGGATTTAATGGGCCAAACAGGAATGGGTTGGAATCCACATACAAAAACTGTAATTGCCACCGACGAACATTGGGCTAACGCaataaag GTGCATAGCCAATGGAAGAAATTCAAGACTAATGGTTGTCGAGACTACGATCTACTGTGCACCATTTTTGGGCAGTCGGTGGCGACTGGTGTTTGCCATTTTGCGTCGACGCAGCAATCCCCTACGAGTGAGGAGGAGGACCGACTTGAGGAGGAGGTGAGGGCAAAGGGCTCCGTACTGGGAACTACCACGGACGCGTCGATAGATATCGATGAGCCAAACATCGATGGGCCAGTTGGGAGACAGAGACAAGCTCGTCGTCGAAGAAGGGAGCCGATTCGGAGTAGCATATCCCCACAATTTAGCAAAACTTTAGAAATTATGGCCGCCACCGCCGCAATGAGAAATGAGTTGGATAAGCAGTTTTTAGAGGAATGTAGTAGAAAGCGAAGCAAAGGCAATGAGACTGAGTTTGGTTCGGATGCGTCATATAGCAAGCTAGGTGTTGctatgaagtttttggatgaGATTATCCCGCCGCTCCCTGCACATCAATATAACAAAGCAGTAGAAAAGTTTATGCATGACAAGGCAGTTGAAGCATTCTTAATGATGCCCCCGAACCGCAAAATTGATTGGATCTGGGGGTTGCAGTGA